The genomic region GAAGAGGTGCCGCTGGATGAAGTCCAGCCACTGACCCTGGACGAGTTGGAGGCCATCCGCCAGGAGGCCTACAACGAAGGCTTTGCCGCGGGCGAAAAAGACGGTTTTCGTAGCACCACTCTCAAGGTCCGCCAGGAAGCCGAGGCGGCGCTGGCCACCCAAGTGGCCAGCCTGGAACGCCTGATGGCCAACCTGTTCGACCCCATTGCCGAACAGGACACGCAGCTGGAAAAGTCCATGGTCGGCCTGGTGCAGCACATCACCCGCCAGGTGATCCAGCGCGAGTTGGTGCTGGATTCCAGCCAGATCGAAAGCGTGATGCGCGAAGCCCTCAAGCTGCTGCCCCTGGGTGTCGGCAATGTGCGGTTGTACATCAACCCGCAGGATTTCGAGCAGGTCAAAGCCCTGCGCGAGCGCCATGAAGAA from Pseudomonas synxantha harbors:
- the fliH gene encoding flagellar assembly protein FliH, producing the protein MSNKDETPSDLIRARDVGGFDIWSLPSFDPHVPQPEPEPVVETPVEMEEVPLDEVQPLTLDELEAIRQEAYNEGFAAGEKDGFRSTTLKVRQEAEAALATQVASLERLMANLFDPIAEQDTQLEKSMVGLVQHITRQVIQRELVLDSSQIESVMREALKLLPLGVGNVRLYINPQDFEQVKALRERHEETWRIVEDAALLPGGCRVETEHSRIDATVETRISQIMAKLLDQLHEQALHPAEPDLSVDLDASDAP